Proteins from a genomic interval of Zingiber officinale cultivar Zhangliang chromosome 1B, Zo_v1.1, whole genome shotgun sequence:
- the LOC122056111 gene encoding patatin-like protein 6, producing MAAAEELKVGTREGEEEEEEGQKGVDADKLSYEIFSILESKFLFGYDDHKLWLPKVPPLPGYYAGDQATQDVRSQRGKVCLLCIDGGSGGLRGIFPGKALAYLEQTLRSKSGDPDARISDYFDVAAGTGVGGVFAAMLFATRDGVRPLFSGDDTWRFLADHGDRLLGKAPPSTPSSSSSSSGFLCGVFRGGGCGGGMSSPTIAMERVMKETFGEKLTLRDTIKPVLIPCYDLQTSAPLVFSRADALESQSFDFRLWEVCRATWAVPGHFEPAEMRSVDCTTACIGVDGGLAMSNPAAAAITHVLHNKQEFPFVRGVEDLLVLSLGCGAGGPSSTIPEEEQRKTRRWSGKEWARPVARIAADGAADLVDQAVAMAFGQCRNSNYVRVQANPSTMGKCRVDVDSEPTPANLKLLLGAAEEMLKQKNVESLLFSGRRIGDQTNMEKLDWLAGELVLEHQRRSSRIAPTVAFKQAPHNST from the exons ATGGCGGCGGCGGAGGAGTTGAAGGTGGGGACGAGGGaaggcgaggaggaggaggaggaggggcagAAGGGGGTGGACGCAGACAAGCTTAGCTATGAGATTTTTTCTATTCTTGAGAGCAAATTCCTCTTTGGATATGATGACCACAAGCTCTGGCTGCCAAAGGTGCCGCCTTTGCCAGGCTACTACGCCGGCGACCAGGCGACGCAGGATGTCAGGAGCCAGAGGGGCAAGGTCTGCTTGCTCTGCATCGACGGCGGCAGCGGCGGATTGAGGGGAATCTTCCCTGGAAAAGCCCTCGCCTACCTAGAGCAGACCCTCAGGTCCAAGTCCGGCGACCCCGATGCGAGAATCTCTGATTACTTTGACGTCGCTGCAGGAACCGGCGTCGGGGGCGTCTTTGCCGCCATGCTCTTCGCTACCCGCGACGGCGTCCGTCCGCTCTTTTCCGGTGACGACACTTGGCGTTTCCTCGCCGACCATGGAGATCGGCTTTTGGGGAAGGCGCCGCCCTCGACCCCGTCTTCTTCATCGTCCTCCTCTGGTTTCCTCTGCGGCGTCTTCCGCGGCGGCGGGTGCGGTGGAGGGATGTCGTCGCCGACGATTGCCATGGAGAGGGTAATGAAGGAGACGTTTGGGGAAAAATTGACGCTCCGCGACACGATAAAGCCAGTGTTGATCCCGTGCTACGACCTGCAGACCTCGGCGCCTCTCGTCTTCTCGCGCGCCGACGCGTTGGAGAGCCAGAGCTTCGACTTCCGGCTGTGGGAGGTCTGCCGAGCTACGTGGGCTGTGCCGGGCCACTTCGAGCCGGCGGAGATGCGGTCAGTGGATTGCACCACCGCATGCATCGGCGTTGACGGCGGCCTAGCGATGAGCAACCCGGCTGCCGCGGCCATCACTCACGTTCTCCACAACAAGCAGGAGTTCCCCTTCGTCCGCGGTGTCGAGGATCTCCTTGTCCTCTCACTGGGCTGCGGCGCCGGTGGACCCTCCTCCACAATCCCCGAAGAGGAGCAGCGCAAGACAAGGCGGTGGAGCGGCAAGGAGTGGGCGCGTCCTGTGGCTCGTATTGCCGCCGACGGCGCTGCCGACCTCGTAGACCAAGCGGTGGCGATGGCTTTCGGCCAGTGCCGGAACTCCAACTACGTGCGTGTTCAG GCAAATCCTTCGACGATGGGGAAATGCCGAGTGGATGTGGATTCTGAACCAACCCCTGCAAATTTGAAGCTCCTGCTGGGCGCTGCCGAAGAAATGCTGAAGCAGAAGAACGTGGAGTCGCTGCTATTCAGCGGGCGGAGGATTGGCGATCAAACCAACATGGAGAAGCTGGACTGGCTTGCGGGGGAGCTTGTGCTGGAGCACCAGCGGCGGAGCTCGAGGATCGCCCCCACAGTTGCCTTCAAGCAAGCTCCTCACAATTCCACCTAG